One window of the Eucalyptus grandis isolate ANBG69807.140 chromosome 8, ASM1654582v1, whole genome shotgun sequence genome contains the following:
- the LOC104415826 gene encoding developmentally-regulated G-protein 3, with protein MATVMQKIKDIEDEMARTQKNKATAHHLGLLKAKLAKLRRELLEPSSKGGGGAGEGFDVTKSGDARVGLVGFPSVGKSTLLNKLTGTFSEVASYEFTTLTCIPGVITYRGAKIQLLDLPGIIEGAKDGKGRGRQVISTARTCNCILIVLDAIKPITHKRLIEKELEGFGIRLNKEPPNLTFRKKDKGGINFTSTVANTHLDLDTVKAICSEYRIHNADITLRCDATADDLIDVIEGSRKYIPCIYAINKIDQITLEELEILDKLPHYCPVSAHLEWNLDGLLEKIWEYLNLTRIYTKPKGMNPDYEDPVILSSRKRTVEDFCTRIHKDMLKQFKYALVWGSSAKHKPQRVGKEHELEDEDVVQIIKKV; from the exons ATGGCGACCGTGATGCAGAAGATCAAGGACATCGAGGATGAG ATGGCTAGGACTCAAAAGAACAAGGCTACTGCCCATCATTTGGGTTTGCTTAAG GCTAAACTTGCAAAGCTACGGAGGGAACTGCTTGAACCTTCTTCCAAGGGAGGTGGGGGTGCCGGCGAAGGTTTTGATGTCACCAAAAGTGGAGACGCTAGAGTTGGTTTGGTGGGTTTCCCCTCAGTTGGGAAGTCTACTCTGTTGAATAAGCTGACAGGGACGTTCTCAGAG GTTGCTTCATATGAATTTACTACTCTGACTTGTATCCCTGGCGTGATCACTTACCGTGGAGCTAAAATTCAG TTACTAGATCTTCCTGGTATTATTGAGGGTGCCAAGGATGGAAAGGGTAGAGGCAGACAG GTTATCAGCACTGCGAGAACATGCAACTGCATCTTGATTGTTCTTGATGCGATAAAGCCAATTACTCACAAGCGTCTGATAGAAAAAGAGCTCGAGGGATTTGGAATCAG GCTGAACAAGGAGCCACCTAATTTAACATTTAGGAAGAAAGATAAAGGTGGCATTAATTTCACATCAACAGTGGCAAATACTCATCTGGATCTTGATACTGTGAAGGCCATCTGCAGCGAATATCGGATACACAATGCTGATATTACTCTTAGATGTGATGCGACTGCAGATGACCTTATAGATGTTATTGAGGGCAGTAGGAAATATATTCCATGCATCTATGCCATAAACAAGATTGATCAGATCACACTAGAAGAGCTAGAGATTTTGGACAAACTTCCTCATTACTGTCCAGTCAG TGCTCACCTTGAGTGGAATCTTGATGGTCTGTTGGAGAAAATATGGGAGTATTTGAATTTAACTCGTATATATACAAAGCCAAAAGGAATGAATCCAGACTATGAAGACCCCGTGATTCTATCATCAAGGAAGAGGACAGTTGAGGATTTCTGCACCAGGATACACAAGGATATGCTCAAACAGTTCAAGTA TGCCCTAGTCTGGGGTTCAAGTGCCAAACACAAGCCTCAAAGAGTTGGCAAG